Proteins from a genomic interval of Streptomyces sp. NBC_01445:
- a CDS encoding endo-alpha-N-acetylgalactosaminidase family protein gives MSRSPGRRRLSGAVGVALALTLAGGAVPALADSAHASSADAGADAAGDGAAITSGALSVSVAKDFPRVLSYTDRASGERLLGSTSPVTEVTLNGKAYKVGLKAAPKVTAHRAAYTLVFPDLPGVEIDTVLDVAGRATTFKVTAVRDTETFRLGTLDIPGHDLISVGSTDTGAETAFTRLDTDSTRTADVFGKVTASTAPDASPVGASYAIVNTGSLAAAVESNSTYDKPAGATNGDNARFWHQARKGADGSVRVGVWSGQWTYRSDGAPAPEKELPWAKVVVTPDANGDKTVDWQDGAVAFHDIGVKVKGGDKTPDRVITHIPYNFASQATHPFLRTLDDVKRISLSTDGLGQLSILKGYASEGHDSAHPDYGGNINKRAGGLKDLNKLLKGGKKWGSTFGVHVNATEAYAEANAFDDKLVDKSKPGWNWLGQSYYIDQRHDINSGNLARRFQQLRDETDPNLSLIYVDVYYTHGWIADRTLTELKNQGWDMATEFGNKFERQALWSHWANDLDYGPKTNKGLNSKIIRFIRNGEKDVWNDDPVLGQTALVGFEGWTGENDWNEFSANVWERNLPAKFLQHYRITDWDKNDVTFTGGVRGTVTDGKREVSLGGSKVIDGDSYLLPWKSEDSKRQDKLYHWSKNGGTSTWTVPRPFAGTRQFTVYKLTDNGRVKQSTVTAEDGRITLTATAGQPYVLYPHQAPKQAHPDWGQGGKVKDPGFNDIALTDWKKTGPVTSDRDDLGHRGVALGGGKAAAIEQRVTGLTPGKRYSASVNVEVEPGRTRPTTLAVGGEKLTVDRSTAKNYIAGDERHGTYYQRVKVHFTAPGNGSATLRISAAGDSGAKVGLDDVRIVENDPATKKGTVAYDDFDAVDQGWGPFVKGESGGENDPRTHIAQKHAPYTQAGWNGKLIDDVIGDGESLKSHEENDGLVYRTTPASVPFESGHAYKVEFDYQNSHAGAYQWTTGYDTVTGGEPTGVTTRRTALPQERTTGHFSERVVGGCGDVWTGLTKAENAPEGADFVLDNFTVTDLGTTDERTACATLGLTSANATLEPGSANKVTAAFANHEATAAKNVKVTLDVPEGWKAEAAGATTFDSVAAGAKATATWNVTPPADAEYKSYPLTTKASYEAGGDTKSLTDGISIHTLAPPPTEDTWVSDMDWVSADNGWGPPEKDLSNGEVGSGDGQPISIGGTAFPKGLGTHAPADVKYYLGGGCEAFTAQVGVDDAQKTAGSVQFSVLADGRKVAESPVLKASDSAYKLDADVSGAKYVELVVGDGGDGNGNDHASWGGAKWLCG, from the coding sequence ATGTCCAGATCCCCAGGCAGACGCCGCCTCTCGGGCGCCGTCGGTGTTGCCCTCGCGCTGACCCTGGCGGGTGGTGCCGTCCCGGCCCTCGCCGACTCCGCGCACGCCTCCTCCGCCGACGCCGGCGCCGACGCGGCCGGGGACGGCGCGGCGATCACGTCCGGCGCCCTGTCCGTGAGCGTCGCGAAGGACTTCCCGCGCGTCCTCTCCTACACCGACCGGGCGAGCGGGGAGCGACTGCTCGGCAGTACGAGCCCGGTCACCGAGGTCACGCTCAACGGCAAGGCGTACAAGGTGGGCCTCAAGGCTGCGCCGAAGGTCACCGCCCACCGGGCCGCGTACACGCTGGTCTTCCCCGATCTGCCCGGCGTCGAGATCGACACGGTGCTCGACGTAGCGGGCCGGGCCACCACCTTCAAGGTCACCGCCGTGCGCGACACCGAGACGTTCCGGCTCGGCACGCTCGACATACCGGGCCACGACCTGATCTCGGTGGGCTCCACGGACACCGGCGCCGAGACCGCGTTCACCCGGCTCGACACCGACTCGACCCGCACCGCCGACGTGTTCGGCAAGGTCACGGCGTCCACCGCGCCCGACGCGTCCCCGGTCGGCGCCTCGTACGCGATCGTGAACACCGGCTCGCTCGCCGCGGCGGTCGAGTCCAACTCGACGTACGACAAGCCCGCCGGAGCCACCAACGGCGACAACGCCCGCTTCTGGCACCAGGCCCGCAAGGGCGCCGACGGCAGTGTCCGCGTCGGCGTCTGGTCGGGGCAGTGGACCTACCGCAGTGACGGCGCGCCCGCCCCGGAGAAGGAACTGCCCTGGGCGAAGGTCGTCGTGACGCCCGACGCCAACGGCGACAAGACGGTGGACTGGCAGGACGGCGCCGTCGCCTTCCACGACATCGGCGTCAAGGTCAAGGGCGGCGACAAGACCCCGGACCGGGTGATCACCCACATCCCGTACAACTTCGCCAGCCAGGCCACGCACCCCTTCCTGCGCACGCTCGACGACGTGAAGCGGATCTCGCTCTCGACGGACGGGCTCGGCCAGCTGAGCATCCTCAAGGGGTACGCGTCCGAGGGGCACGACTCCGCGCACCCCGACTACGGCGGCAACATCAACAAGCGCGCCGGCGGCCTCAAGGACCTCAACAAGCTGCTCAAGGGCGGCAAGAAGTGGGGCTCCACCTTCGGTGTGCACGTGAACGCCACCGAGGCGTACGCAGAGGCGAACGCGTTCGACGACAAGCTGGTGGACAAGTCGAAGCCGGGCTGGAACTGGCTCGGGCAGTCGTACTACATCGACCAGCGCCACGACATCAACAGCGGGAACCTTGCCCGGCGCTTCCAGCAGCTGCGCGACGAGACCGACCCCAACCTGTCGCTCATCTACGTCGACGTCTACTACACGCACGGCTGGATCGCGGACCGGACGCTGACCGAGCTGAAGAACCAGGGCTGGGACATGGCCACTGAGTTCGGCAACAAATTCGAGCGTCAGGCCCTGTGGTCGCACTGGGCCAACGACCTCGACTACGGGCCCAAGACGAACAAGGGCCTCAACTCGAAGATCATCCGTTTCATCCGCAACGGTGAGAAGGACGTCTGGAACGACGACCCGGTGCTCGGCCAGACCGCGCTGGTCGGCTTCGAGGGCTGGACCGGCGAGAACGACTGGAACGAGTTCTCCGCCAACGTCTGGGAGCGCAACCTCCCGGCGAAGTTCCTCCAGCACTACCGCATCACCGACTGGGACAAGAACGACGTCACCTTCACGGGCGGCGTCCGCGGCACCGTCACCGACGGCAAGCGCGAGGTGTCCCTCGGCGGCTCCAAGGTGATCGACGGCGACTCCTACCTGTTGCCCTGGAAGTCGGAGGACAGCAAGCGGCAGGACAAGCTCTACCACTGGTCGAAGAACGGCGGCACGAGCACCTGGACGGTGCCCCGACCCTTCGCGGGGACACGGCAGTTCACCGTCTACAAGCTGACGGACAACGGCCGCGTCAAGCAGTCCACCGTCACCGCCGAGGACGGCAGGATCACGCTGACCGCGACCGCCGGACAGCCCTACGTCCTCTACCCGCACCAGGCGCCGAAGCAGGCCCACCCCGACTGGGGCCAGGGCGGCAAGGTCAAGGACCCCGGCTTCAACGACATCGCCCTGACGGACTGGAAGAAGACCGGACCCGTCACCAGCGACCGTGACGACCTCGGCCACCGCGGGGTGGCCCTCGGCGGCGGCAAGGCGGCCGCGATCGAGCAGCGCGTCACCGGCCTCACCCCCGGCAAGCGCTACAGCGCGTCCGTGAACGTCGAGGTCGAGCCCGGCAGGACGCGGCCCACGACCCTCGCCGTCGGCGGCGAGAAGCTGACGGTGGACCGCTCGACGGCCAAGAACTACATCGCGGGCGACGAGCGGCACGGCACGTACTACCAGCGGGTCAAGGTCCACTTCACCGCACCCGGGAACGGCTCGGCGACACTGCGGATCTCGGCGGCGGGTGACAGCGGCGCGAAGGTCGGGCTCGACGACGTGCGGATCGTGGAGAACGACCCCGCGACGAAGAAGGGGACGGTCGCCTACGACGACTTCGACGCCGTCGACCAGGGCTGGGGCCCCTTCGTGAAGGGCGAGTCGGGCGGCGAGAACGACCCGCGCACGCACATCGCGCAGAAGCACGCCCCGTACACGCAGGCCGGCTGGAACGGGAAGCTCATCGACGACGTGATCGGCGACGGTGAGTCCCTGAAGTCGCACGAGGAGAACGACGGCCTCGTCTACCGCACCACTCCCGCGTCCGTGCCCTTCGAGTCGGGCCACGCCTACAAGGTGGAGTTCGACTACCAGAACAGCCACGCGGGCGCCTACCAGTGGACCACCGGGTACGACACGGTCACCGGCGGCGAGCCGACCGGCGTGACCACCCGCAGGACCGCGCTGCCGCAGGAGCGCACCACCGGCCACTTCAGCGAGCGGGTCGTCGGCGGCTGCGGTGACGTGTGGACCGGACTCACCAAGGCGGAGAACGCCCCCGAGGGCGCCGACTTCGTCCTCGACAACTTCACCGTCACCGACCTCGGCACCACCGACGAGCGCACCGCGTGCGCCACGCTCGGTCTCACCTCGGCCAACGCGACGCTGGAGCCCGGCAGCGCGAACAAGGTGACGGCGGCGTTCGCCAACCACGAGGCGACCGCGGCCAAGAACGTCAAGGTGACGCTGGACGTGCCGGAGGGCTGGAAGGCCGAGGCGGCCGGCGCGACGACGTTCGACTCCGTCGCCGCGGGCGCCAAGGCGACGGCGACCTGGAACGTCACGCCGCCGGCGGACGCCGAGTACAAGAGCTACCCGCTCACCACGAAGGCGTCGTACGAGGCGGGCGGCGACACCAAGTCGCTCACCGACGGCATCTCGATCCACACGCTCGCCCCGCCGCCCACCGAGGACACCTGGGTGAGCGACATGGACTGGGTGTCGGCCGACAACGGCTGGGGACCACCGGAGAAGGACCTCTCCAACGGCGAGGTCGGATCCGGCGACGGGCAGCCGATCAGCATCGGCGGAACGGCCTTCCCCAAGGGCCTCGGCACGCACGCGCCCGCCGACGTGAAGTACTACCTCGGCGGAGGCTGCGAGGCGTTCACCGCCCAGGTGGGTGTCGACGACGCGCAGAAGACCGCGGGCTCGGTCCAGTTCAGTGTCCTGGCGGACGGCAGGAAGGTCGCCGAGAGCCCGGTCCTGAAGGCGTCGGACAGCGCGTACAAGCTGGACGCCGACGTCTCCGGCGCGAAGTACGTCGAGCTCGTCGTCGGTGACGGCGGCGACGGGAACGGCAACGACCACGCCAGCTGGGGCGGGGCGAAGTGGCTCTGCGGCTGA
- a CDS encoding ABC transporter permease yields the protein MPSPSPGHPSLRYLSSAAKLYRIRLQSQLEYKADFVIGVLGAFCLHAAGFGTVWIILRQVPDIAGWTIWQLSVTYALAIVPRGLCVMLFDGVWELRHLVVKGEFDQFLTRPLSPLLQLCTLRANPAGAGDVVLGLTLLVLAARHGAFAVSAASLTVLVVAVCNGVVVVGSLNLATNSLVFWDGAEQNSVSILVGNTADLAKFPLTLYDSAVAFVFTFVLPFGLLSYYPTLALASGGLELLGRIALLLLGGAATLTVAGLIWRAGLRRYQGAG from the coding sequence GTGCCGAGCCCCAGCCCGGGACACCCCAGCCTCAGATACCTGTCGAGCGCGGCCAAGCTGTACCGGATCAGGCTCCAGTCGCAGCTGGAGTACAAGGCGGACTTCGTGATCGGCGTGCTCGGCGCGTTCTGTCTGCACGCCGCCGGGTTCGGAACGGTGTGGATCATCCTGCGGCAGGTCCCGGACATCGCCGGGTGGACGATCTGGCAGCTGTCGGTGACCTACGCGCTCGCGATCGTCCCGCGCGGCCTGTGCGTGATGCTCTTCGACGGGGTGTGGGAGCTGCGACACCTGGTCGTGAAGGGGGAGTTCGACCAGTTCCTGACCCGGCCGCTCTCGCCGCTCCTCCAGCTGTGCACCCTGCGGGCGAACCCGGCCGGCGCGGGCGACGTCGTCCTCGGCCTGACGCTCCTCGTCCTCGCGGCACGCCACGGAGCCTTCGCCGTGAGCGCCGCGTCCCTCACCGTGCTCGTCGTCGCGGTCTGCAACGGCGTGGTCGTCGTCGGCTCGCTCAACCTGGCCACGAACAGCCTCGTGTTCTGGGACGGCGCCGAGCAGAACAGCGTCTCGATCCTGGTGGGCAACACCGCCGACCTCGCCAAGTTCCCCCTCACGCTCTACGACTCCGCCGTCGCGTTCGTCTTCACGTTCGTGCTGCCCTTCGGCCTCCTGAGTTACTACCCGACGCTGGCGCTGGCTTCCGGCGGCCTCGAACTCCTCGGCCGTATCGCCCTGTTGCTCCTCGGCGGCGCCGCGACGCTGACGGTGGCCGGGCTGATCTGGCGGGCCGGTCTGCGGCGGTACCAGGGCGCGGGCTGA
- a CDS encoding ABC transporter permease → MPLSSAPEPARPVHPGSAHPVHPAPGHPVHPVRPTVRAPYRSLYLASLQQALAHRRAVLVDLAGNAVWAAVLYYLWRSIFAGATSVGGYSWDQMRTYVLLSFALGQLLAFQAEMQMHRDIRSGQVALDLVRPVNYPAMQLVRALGAGTPHMAGALAGTAVIGGMLLHALPPQSPAAALLFLITLAVGVAVNAMLCFLTSLLCFWTESAYGLILARQAVTTFMAGGMVPLALFPAPLRVVAEWLPFSAIVSTPVQMYLGRLTGDDALLALGRQLAWTVVMSALTVRLWRAARRHLTVNGG, encoded by the coding sequence ATGCCGCTCTCTAGCGCACCCGAGCCCGCGCGCCCCGTACACCCCGGCTCTGCGCACCCCGTACACCCCGCCCCCGGGCACCCCGTACACCCGGTACGCCCCACCGTTCGCGCTCCCTACCGCTCGCTCTACCTCGCCTCGCTCCAGCAGGCCCTCGCCCACCGCCGCGCCGTCCTCGTCGACCTCGCGGGCAACGCCGTCTGGGCGGCCGTCCTCTACTACCTCTGGCGCTCGATCTTCGCCGGCGCCACCAGTGTCGGCGGGTACTCCTGGGACCAGATGCGTACCTACGTCCTGCTCTCCTTCGCGCTCGGCCAACTCCTCGCGTTCCAGGCCGAGATGCAGATGCACAGGGACATCCGCAGCGGCCAGGTCGCCCTCGACCTCGTACGCCCCGTGAACTATCCGGCGATGCAGCTCGTCAGGGCACTCGGCGCCGGTACCCCGCACATGGCCGGCGCACTCGCAGGGACCGCCGTCATCGGCGGAATGCTGCTGCACGCGCTGCCCCCGCAGTCGCCGGCCGCCGCGCTGCTGTTCCTGATCACCTTGGCCGTCGGGGTCGCCGTCAACGCGATGCTCTGCTTCCTCACCAGCCTGCTCTGCTTCTGGACGGAGAGCGCGTACGGCCTGATCCTGGCGCGGCAGGCCGTGACCACCTTCATGGCGGGCGGCATGGTTCCCCTCGCCCTCTTCCCGGCGCCGCTGCGCGTCGTCGCCGAGTGGCTGCCGTTCAGCGCCATCGTGTCCACGCCCGTGCAGATGTACCTGGGCCGGCTCACCGGTGACGACGCCCTTCTCGCCCTAGGACGCCAACTCGCCTGGACCGTGGTCATGTCGGCCCTGACGGTCCGGCTGTGGCGGGCGGCGCGCCGCCACCTGACCGTCAACGGAGGATGA
- a CDS encoding ABC transporter ATP-binding protein, with the protein MGEHIIEARALTKRFRVARKRPGMRGALRHLVRGEWEDRTAVDAVDLRVAPGESVAYVGPNGAGKSTTVKMLTGVLTPTSGDLRVAGVVPYEDRVANARNIGVVFGQRTQLWWDLPVRESFRLLGDIYLVPKREFDPRLDELIALLGIEGLLERPVRQLSLGQRVRCDVAASLLHAPPVLFLDEPTIGLDVSVKARLREFLATLHRERGVTVVLTSHDLGDVESLCTRIVLIDRARILLDMPVSDMLARYGTRRTVTVSGADRLTAVPLEGCFGDDVTVRQKNANTLEIGYDRNTLATRDVIAQALATLPVDDIQVGAPSIEEIIRNLYEGGVDAAL; encoded by the coding sequence ATGGGCGAGCACATCATCGAGGCGCGGGCCCTCACCAAGCGGTTCCGCGTCGCGAGGAAACGGCCCGGGATGCGCGGGGCGCTGCGCCATCTGGTCCGCGGCGAGTGGGAGGACAGAACCGCCGTCGACGCCGTCGACCTGCGCGTGGCGCCCGGCGAGAGCGTCGCCTACGTCGGCCCGAACGGCGCCGGCAAGTCGACCACCGTCAAGATGCTCACCGGCGTCCTCACCCCGACCTCGGGCGACCTGCGCGTCGCGGGCGTCGTCCCGTACGAGGACCGGGTCGCCAACGCGCGGAACATCGGCGTCGTCTTCGGGCAGCGCACCCAGCTGTGGTGGGACCTGCCCGTGCGCGAGTCGTTCCGCCTGCTCGGCGACATCTACCTCGTCCCGAAGCGGGAGTTCGACCCCCGCCTGGACGAACTGATCGCACTCCTCGGCATCGAGGGCCTCCTGGAGCGGCCCGTCCGGCAGCTCTCGCTGGGTCAGCGCGTGCGGTGCGACGTGGCGGCCTCGCTGCTGCACGCGCCGCCCGTCCTCTTCCTCGACGAACCCACGATCGGTCTCGACGTCTCGGTGAAGGCCCGGCTCCGCGAGTTCCTCGCCACCCTGCACCGCGAGCGCGGCGTCACCGTCGTGCTCACCTCGCACGACCTCGGCGACGTCGAGTCCCTGTGCACCCGCATCGTCCTGATCGACCGCGCACGGATCCTCCTCGACATGCCGGTCAGCGACATGCTCGCCCGCTACGGCACGCGCCGCACCGTCACCGTGAGCGGCGCCGATCGGCTCACCGCCGTGCCGCTCGAAGGGTGCTTCGGCGATGACGTGACGGTCCGTCAAAAGAATGCCAACACCCTGGAGATCGGCTACGACCGCAATACCCTCGCCACCCGCGACGTCATCGCCCAGGCCCTCGCCACCCTCCCCGTGGACGACATCCAGGTCGGCGCGCCCAGCATCGAGGAGATCATCCGGAACCTGTACGAGGGCGGAGTGGATGCCGCTCTCTAG